A single window of Anaerocolumna chitinilytica DNA harbors:
- a CDS encoding alpha-amylase family protein, whose amino-acid sequence MNYRQVHLDFHTSEKIEGIGEAFQKEQFQDALKRGHVNSITLFSKCHHGWSYHPSKCNEMHPNLKFDLLGEQIKAAHEIGVKTPVYLSAGFDEKTARRHPEWVVREKDDTMLWTKTFLEPGYHKLCINSPYLEELLEQIQEVLTNYEADGIFLDIIGVQPCYCKYCREAMEDRGLDPLKEDEVRLLAESVYANYARKVRETIDSIKPGLPLFHNGGHIRRGRRDLANKNTHLELESLPTGGWGYDHFPLSAAYARTLGMEYLGMTGKFHLSWGEFGGFKHPNALRYEAALSAANGAGVSIGDQLHPSGEMDPATYSLIGKAYKELEEKEPWLYKAQNIADIGVLSGEAVWEMNGGIKDTTLDEVQRADVGAVRILLEGHYLFHVIDTNEDFDQYSLILLPDVVLLDEESRDKLKQYVEKGGRILATGKSGLDRDKTKFMLDFGVDFLGDNPYNPDYFRPSFQVPDLENAAFVMYSQGYNIKNISGRELGSRENPYFNRTYKAFCSHQHTPCRNEKAGTGMVRGKDGIYISWEVFQDYATKGSLILKRMVQYAINELIEENLTLKTTLPAQGIATVTKQINRYIVHLLYGVPVKRGLNTEVIEDIQPLYNIQVQLKVKEKVRRTYLAPQGTDLEYQVKDGVVNIVVPEVNLHQMLVLEH is encoded by the coding sequence ATGAATTACAGACAAGTCCATCTGGACTTTCATACCAGTGAAAAAATTGAAGGAATTGGTGAAGCCTTTCAAAAGGAACAATTTCAGGATGCCTTAAAAAGAGGGCATGTTAACTCAATTACCTTGTTTTCAAAGTGCCATCATGGATGGTCTTATCATCCTTCCAAGTGTAATGAGATGCACCCGAATCTGAAATTTGATCTACTGGGCGAACAAATAAAAGCGGCTCATGAAATCGGAGTAAAGACACCGGTATACCTGTCAGCTGGCTTTGATGAAAAGACCGCACGAAGACATCCGGAATGGGTGGTAAGAGAAAAGGATGATACCATGCTATGGACAAAGACCTTTCTGGAACCGGGGTATCATAAACTCTGTATTAATTCACCCTATCTGGAGGAGTTGTTAGAACAGATTCAGGAGGTTCTAACAAACTATGAGGCGGATGGAATCTTTCTGGACATTATAGGTGTTCAGCCCTGTTACTGTAAATATTGCAGAGAAGCTATGGAAGACAGAGGATTGGACCCTCTTAAGGAAGATGAGGTCAGACTCCTGGCTGAGAGCGTTTATGCTAATTATGCAAGAAAAGTGAGGGAGACAATCGATAGTATCAAACCAGGCCTTCCCTTGTTTCATAACGGCGGGCATATCAGGCGGGGCAGAAGAGACCTGGCAAATAAGAATACCCACTTGGAACTGGAGAGTCTGCCTACCGGAGGATGGGGTTATGATCATTTCCCCTTATCCGCAGCCTATGCGAGAACCCTTGGTATGGAATATCTGGGTATGACGGGAAAGTTCCATTTATCCTGGGGAGAGTTTGGTGGGTTTAAGCATCCCAATGCCCTGCGTTATGAAGCCGCTTTGTCGGCAGCAAACGGCGCAGGAGTTTCCATCGGAGACCAGCTTCACCCGTCAGGGGAAATGGATCCGGCTACCTATTCCCTCATTGGTAAAGCATATAAAGAATTAGAGGAGAAGGAACCTTGGCTTTATAAAGCACAGAATATAGCAGATATCGGCGTACTTTCAGGAGAGGCAGTTTGGGAAATGAACGGCGGGATTAAGGATACTACCTTAGACGAAGTTCAAAGAGCAGACGTCGGCGCCGTACGTATATTACTGGAGGGACACTATCTGTTTCACGTAATAGATACAAATGAGGATTTTGATCAGTATTCATTAATTCTGCTGCCGGATGTTGTTTTACTGGATGAAGAGAGTCGGGATAAGCTAAAGCAATATGTGGAGAAGGGCGGAAGGATTCTGGCAACCGGCAAGTCAGGCCTCGATAGGGACAAAACAAAATTCATGCTGGATTTTGGTGTTGATTTCCTTGGGGATAATCCATATAATCCGGATTATTTCAGACCTTCCTTTCAGGTACCTGATCTGGAAAATGCAGCTTTTGTTATGTACTCTCAGGGATATAACATTAAAAATATATCCGGAAGAGAGCTTGGAAGCCGTGAAAATCCATATTTTAACCGTACTTACAAAGCATTTTGCTCCCATCAGCATACTCCGTGCAGGAATGAAAAAGCAGGCACAGGCATGGTAAGGGGAAAGGACGGGATTTATATATCCTGGGAAGTTTTTCAGGATTATGCCACAAAGGGAAGTCTGATATTAAAACGCATGGTCCAATATGCCATCAATGAACTCATAGAAGAAAATCTGACCTTAAAGACCACTCTTCCTGCCCAGGGGATAGCGACGGTAACGAAGCAAATAAATCGATATATTGTTCATTTGTTATATGGAGTGCCGGTTAAACGTGGTTTAAACACAGAAGTTATAGAAGATATACAGCCTCTTTATAATATACAGGTTCAGTTGAAAGTGAAAGAGAAGGTAAGGAGAACATATCTGGCGCCTCAGGGAACGGACCTGGAATATCAGGTGAAAGATGGGGTGGTTAATATCGTTGTTCCGGAAGTAAATTTGCATCAGATGCTTGTATTAGAGCATTAG
- a CDS encoding SGNH/GDSL hydrolase family protein has product MATILFQGDSITDANRDREGKDKNRILGDGYVQFIGASLLCDYPGINIRNTAISGNRISDLYGRWIEDTLNIEFDVLSILCGINDIGYALRLNMGADAEKFEFVYDRMLHEVKMARPQAKIVLCEPFLFKMDINEAKNSADIIENWDVWNGHMLERRAIVKSLAEKYQAIFVPFGKVFEQALEIAPANYWSTDGIHLTMAGNQLIAREWLRCVKGDPNVSFS; this is encoded by the coding sequence ATGGCAACAATATTATTTCAGGGAGATTCAATAACCGATGCTAATCGGGATCGTGAGGGAAAGGATAAGAACCGAATCCTTGGTGATGGTTATGTTCAGTTTATCGGAGCGAGTCTATTATGTGATTATCCGGGGATTAATATAAGGAATACTGCTATTTCCGGTAACAGGATTTCAGATTTATACGGCAGATGGATTGAGGATACCTTAAACATTGAATTTGATGTTTTAAGCATTTTATGCGGTATCAATGACATTGGCTATGCTTTAAGATTGAATATGGGAGCGGATGCTGAGAAATTTGAATTTGTGTATGACAGAATGTTACATGAGGTCAAAATGGCAAGGCCTCAGGCGAAAATCGTACTTTGCGAGCCCTTTTTATTTAAAATGGATATTAATGAAGCAAAGAATTCTGCGGATATCATTGAAAACTGGGATGTTTGGAATGGCCATATGCTGGAGAGAAGAGCCATAGTGAAGTCCCTGGCAGAAAAGTACCAGGCAATCTTTGTTCCCTTTGGAAAAGTATTTGAGCAGGCACTTGAAATTGCACCAGCAAATTATTGGTCAACGGACGGAATTCATCTAACCATGGCCGGAAATCAATTAATCGCAAGAGAATGGCTGCGCTGCGTTAAAGGAGATCCGAATGTATCATTTTCATAA
- a CDS encoding glycosyl hydrolase family 28 protein yields the protein MNYKVYVNGKSTNICTAKVFPMPYNEVQEVEYTSFQMSQPVDLRIESEALLENVIIRPLSLGLEYTYREHEIVIHLERAAKFSVEINGTYYNNLLVFAEAMQYEEFDKYAGNVMYFERGIHTVDILTINKDNTIVYLEEGAFLNGKIDLDHCNNVTICGYGTISMEKYPLEVRNIYHRCVDAMHCTKVCIKDITITDSNDWSLRIFGCEDVLIDNVKIFGCRGNSDGIDICGSRNVLVQNVFTRVWDDSLVVKAFNTGDLENVTFKDSILWNDFARPIEVGVELRAEKVSNVRFENIDIIHSPTGYPLMGIHHGDRAEISDIHFENIRIENAPGAQLFDIRIRDSFWNRDKEKGNIKDIYFKNIHYIGNPGSDLLLSRSRLQGLSEASAIHNIFFENINILGKIAGNERECGLSVMEYVENVVFCSDEQTERMNLLETGIEILDDFVLTDNGSYKGRVRVNINNTGEKDQLTAFWLQISPAHMGAYKREAERLAIKAGERKCFDYDVSLPPGKYVIAIQSHDANVSYAWKFLQLDWILWEGRELEKATELEFINYYNIRTKGLKATICKGELVLQSDILKDEKNSLVLYTAQPVERREEEVVFSVEETDFGVVPAVISGKHELEPAPQLRCPLEITLVFKNEPKVKEIKKIVLDGGGNGIISIPLTDLGLTTETKHFWMEIEAKTEEVSKYRYPYTMFHSVTPTTSAHMFANVVITTDTVMNR from the coding sequence ATGAATTACAAGGTTTATGTAAATGGAAAAAGTACAAATATCTGCACCGCCAAGGTATTTCCCATGCCATACAATGAAGTACAGGAAGTGGAGTATACCAGCTTCCAGATGAGCCAGCCGGTAGATTTACGCATTGAATCAGAAGCTTTATTAGAGAATGTTATCATACGGCCCTTAAGCTTAGGATTAGAGTATACTTACCGGGAACATGAAATAGTAATCCATCTGGAGAGAGCAGCAAAGTTCTCTGTTGAGATAAACGGCACTTATTATAATAATCTGCTGGTATTTGCAGAAGCTATGCAATATGAAGAGTTTGATAAATATGCCGGGAATGTCATGTATTTTGAACGCGGGATTCATACGGTGGATATACTTACGATCAATAAGGATAATACAATTGTTTACCTGGAAGAAGGCGCTTTTCTAAATGGTAAGATTGATTTGGACCATTGTAATAATGTTACCATCTGCGGGTATGGAACAATAAGCATGGAAAAATATCCACTGGAGGTACGTAATATCTATCACCGCTGTGTGGATGCTATGCATTGCACGAAGGTCTGCATTAAAGATATTACAATTACCGACAGCAACGACTGGAGTTTAAGAATCTTTGGCTGCGAGGACGTATTAATCGACAATGTAAAAATCTTCGGCTGCAGGGGGAATTCCGATGGAATCGACATCTGCGGCTCCAGGAATGTACTCGTGCAGAATGTATTCACGAGAGTATGGGATGATTCCCTGGTAGTAAAGGCTTTTAATACAGGTGATCTTGAGAATGTTACTTTTAAGGATTCCATTCTTTGGAATGATTTTGCAAGACCAATAGAAGTAGGGGTTGAGCTTCGGGCGGAAAAGGTTAGTAACGTACGGTTTGAGAATATTGATATTATTCATTCTCCTACCGGTTATCCCTTAATGGGAATCCATCATGGAGACCGGGCTGAGATATCAGACATTCACTTTGAAAACATTCGGATTGAAAATGCACCGGGAGCACAGCTCTTTGATATCCGGATTCGGGACTCCTTCTGGAATAGAGATAAGGAAAAAGGAAACATAAAGGATATCTATTTTAAGAATATTCATTATATCGGAAATCCCGGTTCAGATTTACTGCTGTCCCGCTCCCGGTTACAGGGATTAAGTGAAGCGTCGGCTATCCATAATATATTCTTTGAGAATATCAATATACTTGGCAAAATTGCCGGCAACGAAAGAGAATGCGGACTCTCAGTAATGGAGTATGTGGAGAATGTGGTATTCTGCTCGGATGAACAAACAGAGAGGATGAACCTTTTAGAGACCGGAATAGAAATACTGGATGATTTCGTCCTGACGGATAACGGTTCTTACAAAGGCAGAGTCCGGGTAAATATAAATAACACCGGAGAGAAGGATCAGCTTACTGCGTTTTGGCTTCAGATTTCTCCTGCTCATATGGGAGCGTATAAGCGTGAGGCAGAAAGACTTGCAATAAAAGCAGGTGAGAGAAAGTGCTTTGATTATGATGTCAGTCTGCCCCCCGGAAAATATGTAATAGCAATTCAATCCCATGATGCAAATGTCAGTTATGCATGGAAGTTCCTGCAGTTAGACTGGATACTCTGGGAGGGAAGGGAGTTAGAAAAAGCCACTGAGCTGGAATTTATAAATTACTATAATATCAGAACCAAGGGCTTAAAAGCCACAATCTGCAAGGGAGAGCTTGTCCTACAGTCGGATATTTTAAAAGATGAAAAGAATTCATTGGTTTTATATACTGCACAGCCAGTAGAAAGACGGGAAGAAGAAGTGGTATTTTCCGTTGAAGAGACGGATTTTGGTGTTGTACCCGCTGTAATCAGCGGAAAGCATGAATTGGAACCAGCTCCCCAATTACGCTGCCCGCTAGAGATAACCCTGGTATTTAAGAATGAGCCTAAAGTGAAGGAAATCAAAAAAATCGTCCTAGACGGAGGAGGGAATGGAATAATATCAATCCCGCTGACAGACCTTGGACTTACTACAGAAACAAAGCATTTCTGGATGGAAATAGAAGCTAAAACAGAAGAAGTCTCAAAGTATAGATACCCTTATACTATGTTTCATTCGGTAACACCGACTACGAGTGCCCACATGTTTGCTAATGTGGTAATAACGACAGATACAGTTATGAACAGATAA
- a CDS encoding GH36-type glycosyl hydrolase domain-containing protein — protein sequence MYHFHKDRKEVTIDHYNTPTPWMNYLSNGTFHTMISQAGGGVAFYRSPQIWRINHYRFFHLPTDRSGFYTYIKDNQDIWCPTSEPCKLKPDQWKAAHGMGYTRYEASKNGLEVTATYMVGKYENALLWDLKLKSDEDKQITVFPYVELGMMEFMRELQWQCYNKHQLSAYNLEDILIYRYGVEDQPKPKETPLVYFACDTEISGFDCDRDEFIGSYRSEENPIRVEENACSNSTLYGGDPCFAFQLTVDLKAGEEKEIHIFLGTAMTEEEILASVKNCRQKNFISKSMEALKQDWDEFLEKFQCELPDKEAETMINIWNPYQMERNFQFSRNISYYATGTFRGVGVRDTAQDILAMIPFDTKRAKDKLNLLFTQQYQDGHCNHYFFPTEGWEPVKRIHSDNHLWLVMDVYHIVMEEGKLDYLFTELPYYDGGENGTVWGHIKRSIAFTKKHLGEKGFPLMLSSDWNDMLYKVCREGKGESIWTSMQFGTVLNMMSQIAELMGEEASEYNRTYEEQKQLINTVAWDGQWFRRCITDEGTFIGSEAEEQAKIWLNTQSWAVISGMGDPAKQVQAMDSVRKYLNTEFGIKKIHPAMKDYPSKEDPLTYYNKGCGENGSVFCHANTWAIIAECMLGRSDLAYEYYHQLLPMVVQSRAGEYRYKAEPYVYASNIFGPESDKFGLANVSWLTGTAAWMYLAATQYLLGVKPRWEGLEIAPCIPKDWENIRIERVFRGCKYHITIKNRDKKVFIEHIEGRKEFSVEV from the coding sequence ATGTATCATTTTCATAAGGATAGAAAAGAAGTTACAATTGATCATTATAACACCCCCACCCCCTGGATGAATTATCTGTCCAACGGAACCTTTCATACCATGATATCACAGGCAGGAGGCGGCGTAGCATTCTATCGTTCACCTCAGATCTGGAGAATCAACCATTACCGTTTTTTTCATCTGCCTACGGATAGAAGTGGCTTCTACACTTATATTAAGGATAATCAAGATATCTGGTGTCCCACCAGTGAGCCCTGTAAGCTGAAGCCGGATCAATGGAAGGCTGCCCATGGCATGGGTTATACACGTTATGAAGCAAGTAAGAATGGGCTTGAGGTGACAGCGACTTATATGGTGGGTAAGTACGAAAACGCCCTCCTTTGGGACCTAAAGCTCAAATCCGATGAGGATAAGCAAATAACGGTTTTTCCCTATGTAGAACTTGGTATGATGGAGTTTATGAGAGAACTTCAGTGGCAATGCTATAACAAACATCAGCTTTCTGCCTATAATCTGGAGGATATCCTTATTTATCGTTATGGAGTAGAAGATCAGCCTAAACCGAAAGAAACACCCCTTGTATATTTTGCCTGTGATACGGAGATAAGCGGCTTTGACTGTGACCGTGATGAATTCATCGGAAGCTACCGGAGTGAAGAAAACCCTATAAGGGTTGAGGAAAATGCCTGCTCTAACTCTACTTTATATGGAGGCGACCCTTGCTTTGCGTTTCAGCTAACTGTTGACTTAAAGGCCGGAGAGGAGAAAGAAATTCATATATTCCTTGGAACAGCCATGACAGAAGAGGAAATCCTTGCTTCCGTAAAAAACTGCAGGCAGAAGAACTTTATATCCAAATCAATGGAAGCGCTAAAGCAGGATTGGGATGAGTTTTTAGAGAAGTTTCAATGTGAGCTGCCGGATAAGGAAGCAGAAACAATGATTAATATCTGGAATCCCTATCAGATGGAGCGGAATTTTCAGTTCTCCCGCAATATCAGCTACTATGCTACCGGAACCTTTCGCGGCGTCGGTGTCAGAGATACGGCGCAGGATATTCTAGCCATGATACCCTTTGATACAAAGAGGGCAAAAGATAAATTAAATTTATTATTTACCCAGCAATACCAGGACGGACACTGTAACCATTACTTTTTCCCCACAGAAGGGTGGGAGCCGGTAAAGCGTATCCATTCGGATAATCACCTATGGCTGGTAATGGATGTTTACCATATTGTCATGGAAGAGGGTAAGCTTGATTATCTGTTTACAGAGTTGCCCTATTATGACGGTGGTGAAAATGGCACTGTATGGGGACATATCAAAAGATCCATTGCTTTTACAAAGAAACACCTTGGTGAAAAAGGGTTTCCTTTAATGCTTTCCTCAGACTGGAATGATATGCTATACAAGGTATGCCGTGAAGGAAAAGGTGAGAGTATCTGGACCTCCATGCAGTTTGGTACTGTACTAAATATGATGTCTCAGATAGCAGAACTTATGGGGGAAGAGGCATCAGAATACAACAGGACCTACGAAGAGCAAAAGCAACTGATAAATACTGTGGCTTGGGATGGTCAATGGTTCAGGAGATGTATCACGGATGAGGGAACCTTTATCGGATCTGAGGCCGAAGAACAGGCAAAAATCTGGCTGAATACCCAGAGCTGGGCAGTTATCAGCGGTATGGGAGATCCCGCCAAACAAGTTCAGGCAATGGATAGTGTGAGAAAGTATCTTAATACGGAATTTGGCATTAAGAAAATACACCCTGCCATGAAGGATTATCCTTCCAAGGAAGACCCCCTTACCTATTATAACAAAGGCTGCGGGGAGAACGGCAGCGTCTTCTGTCATGCCAATACCTGGGCTATTATTGCCGAATGTATGTTAGGCAGAAGTGACTTGGCCTATGAGTATTACCATCAGTTATTGCCGATGGTGGTTCAATCCAGAGCAGGAGAATACCGGTACAAGGCCGAGCCCTATGTATATGCCTCCAACATATTCGGACCGGAGAGTGATAAATTCGGTCTGGCGAATGTTTCCTGGCTTACCGGTACGGCAGCTTGGATGTATCTGGCAGCTACCCAGTATTTATTAGGAGTCAAACCAAGGTGGGAAGGTCTTGAGATAGCTCCTTGTATACCAAAAGACTGGGAGAATATCCGGATAGAGAGAGTCTTTAGGGGCTGTAAATATCACATCACCATAAAAAACAGAGACAAAAAAGTGTTTATAGAGCATATAGAAGGTAGAAAAGAATTCTCAGTAGAAGTATAA
- a CDS encoding FAD-dependent oxidoreductase, translating into MKKLNFDLTVAGGGMAGICTALAAARKGLKVLLVNDRSVLGGNASSEIGIQISGASHLGLNPSIYAREGGIIEEIRLRMSKYAVGGGYDKGALLDAVFFDLIYENSNITLLLNTSVYSCEVTERKITRCYARHIVSNEIFEIESKIYVDATGNGVLAYEAGCSFRMGREGKAEYGETWAPDTADKYTMGNTFYFETVDCGREVTFTPPEFAHKVADMDFIKEIHNPKNFRNITVKGAHWSLEYGGQVDVIYQNEEIDLELRKLIYGIWDYIKNSGKYPEAKNYCLKRIYTKSGARESRRFLGDYVLTENDIENKINFEDAVCIGGWPMDVHANLGIYDSAPASNFIPVTGLYNIPMRSLYARDLDNLMFAGRNISVSHIALGSTRVMATCAAMGQAVGTAAKYCIEQNLSPREVTKLYIKELQQTLVYDDQTILGVNSLNPVMKSFKASATSEKKYENVISSGSIKLENDYGLALMLETEHLESIKLKIRNQSDTTQLLRYKILTGGHKETFLPEKVQKVSEVSIPEAYGGWFQLTVNGDRGEDGKLYLIFEKNPSLSLEVASQRPMGAITLRMYTAENCKECNHDSIPLSKETGYLFFEHRYDRDRNILFKDMVPAQRLFSPAMALSPFTRPYGMPNLWIGAGEFPQTLTLTAEAPVEASKVAIIFDSCLENETSMDMPESLVRDFELTIYTQDNLITKRVQDNWRRYQVIEIPRAQVSKIEIKVISSWGAEAGIFGVNLF; encoded by the coding sequence ATGAAAAAGCTTAATTTTGATCTTACGGTAGCAGGAGGAGGAATGGCCGGTATCTGCACAGCATTAGCAGCAGCCAGAAAAGGTCTGAAGGTATTATTGGTTAATGACCGTTCTGTATTAGGCGGAAATGCCTCTAGTGAAATCGGAATTCAGATTTCCGGTGCCAGTCATCTGGGCCTTAATCCTTCTATCTATGCGAGAGAAGGCGGAATTATTGAAGAAATCAGGCTTCGCATGTCAAAGTATGCAGTCGGAGGTGGTTATGACAAAGGAGCTTTGCTGGATGCCGTTTTTTTTGATTTAATCTATGAAAATAGTAATATTACCCTGTTATTAAATACCTCTGTGTATTCCTGTGAGGTGACAGAACGCAAAATTACGAGATGTTATGCAAGGCATATTGTTAGCAATGAGATCTTTGAGATTGAGAGTAAAATCTATGTGGATGCCACAGGAAATGGTGTTTTAGCCTATGAGGCAGGCTGCAGCTTCCGTATGGGACGGGAAGGAAAAGCGGAATACGGGGAAACCTGGGCACCGGATACAGCAGATAAATATACCATGGGAAATACGTTTTATTTTGAAACCGTTGACTGCGGGAGGGAGGTTACCTTCACACCACCGGAATTCGCCCATAAGGTAGCTGACATGGACTTTATAAAAGAGATACATAACCCGAAAAATTTCCGTAATATAACGGTAAAAGGAGCCCACTGGTCTCTGGAATACGGAGGACAGGTGGATGTAATTTATCAGAATGAGGAGATCGACTTAGAGCTTCGTAAGCTGATCTACGGTATATGGGATTATATAAAGAACAGCGGAAAATATCCGGAAGCAAAGAATTATTGTTTAAAAAGAATCTATACAAAGTCAGGTGCCCGAGAATCCAGAAGATTCCTGGGAGACTATGTGTTAACGGAAAATGATATTGAAAATAAGATCAACTTCGAGGATGCTGTGTGCATCGGCGGATGGCCTATGGATGTCCATGCAAACCTTGGGATTTATGACAGTGCTCCTGCCAGCAATTTTATTCCGGTTACTGGATTATATAATATTCCTATGCGGTCTCTCTACGCAAGAGATTTAGATAATCTGATGTTTGCAGGCAGAAATATCAGCGTAAGTCATATTGCCTTAGGCTCAACCAGGGTTATGGCAACCTGTGCTGCAATGGGTCAGGCGGTAGGAACTGCCGCAAAATACTGCATAGAACAGAATTTATCCCCACGAGAAGTGACAAAATTATATATAAAAGAATTACAGCAAACCCTTGTTTACGATGATCAGACGATACTAGGTGTAAACAGTCTTAACCCGGTTATGAAAAGCTTCAAAGCCTCCGCCACCAGTGAAAAAAAATATGAAAATGTAATAAGCAGCGGAAGCATAAAACTTGAAAATGATTACGGCTTGGCACTGATGCTTGAGACAGAGCATCTGGAGAGCATAAAACTTAAGATTAGAAATCAATCAGATACTACCCAGCTTCTGCGTTATAAAATACTGACAGGCGGTCATAAAGAAACCTTTTTACCGGAGAAAGTTCAAAAGGTAAGTGAAGTCTCCATACCGGAAGCATATGGTGGATGGTTTCAGCTTACAGTGAATGGGGACAGAGGAGAAGATGGAAAGCTGTATCTGATATTTGAAAAAAATCCTTCTCTTTCTCTTGAGGTTGCATCTCAAAGACCTATGGGTGCAATTACTCTTAGAATGTATACGGCTGAGAATTGTAAGGAATGTAATCATGACAGCATTCCGCTTTCGAAGGAAACCGGATATCTGTTTTTTGAACATCGGTATGACAGAGATAGAAACATCCTGTTTAAGGATATGGTTCCGGCTCAAAGATTATTTTCACCTGCAATGGCTCTGTCTCCTTTTACCAGACCTTATGGTATGCCGAATTTATGGATTGGGGCAGGAGAATTCCCGCAAACGTTGACTTTAACAGCAGAAGCACCTGTTGAGGCCAGTAAAGTAGCTATTATTTTTGACAGCTGCCTGGAAAATGAAACTAGTATGGATATGCCGGAAAGTCTGGTCAGAGATTTTGAACTGACAATTTATACGCAGGATAATCTTATTACAAAAAGAGTTCAGGATAATTGGAGGCGGTATCAGGTAATTGAGATTCCCAGAGCTCAGGTGAGCAAGATTGAAATCAAAGTAATAAGCAGCTGGGGAGCTGAGGCCGGAATCTTCGGTGTAAATTTGTTCTAA
- a CDS encoding response regulator: MYRVIVVDDELVIRSGITNFINSEIEDFEVIHNFCDGAEAVDFLKTNDVDLVVSDIKMPHISGIELAKYIFENKPSVKVILLSGYREFEYARSAIQYGVKYYILKPTDFAEFKDVLVKMKTELEQMKSRKDQVLFMDKIKLLYSNILSNKKIEAQNILLSVFEDVKDNPVSKINQYFYDLYEIIFDKFNLYLKIQLNADKFNLNQLLALEDVNEIKLCALEILEKIFHLLLVEEEAPNVFLLQDIKDYVQEHLQEDISLQDVADKMFFSTVYFSRFFKKQTGETFSNYLLRVRMEQAVRLLEKNKKVTEISEACGYHDPSYFTRIFKEYYNYTPKDYARRFISNR, translated from the coding sequence ATGTATCGGGTAATCGTAGTAGATGACGAACTAGTTATACGTAGTGGGATTACGAATTTCATCAATTCTGAAATAGAAGATTTTGAAGTTATACACAACTTTTGTGACGGCGCAGAAGCGGTGGATTTTTTAAAAACCAATGATGTTGATTTAGTGGTATCGGATATTAAGATGCCTCACATATCCGGTATCGAGCTTGCAAAATATATTTTTGAAAATAAACCTAGCGTAAAAGTGATTTTATTAAGTGGTTACAGAGAATTTGAATATGCCAGATCAGCCATACAATATGGAGTGAAATATTATATCCTAAAACCTACGGATTTTGCGGAATTTAAGGATGTACTGGTGAAAATGAAAACGGAACTGGAACAGATGAAATCCAGAAAAGACCAGGTGCTTTTTATGGATAAGATCAAGCTGCTTTATTCTAATATTTTATCCAATAAAAAAATAGAAGCGCAGAATATACTTTTGTCAGTTTTTGAGGATGTCAAGGACAATCCGGTTTCAAAAATAAATCAATATTTTTATGACTTATACGAAATTATTTTTGACAAGTTCAATCTGTATCTGAAAATCCAGCTGAATGCGGACAAATTTAACTTAAACCAGCTGCTAGCCTTGGAAGATGTGAATGAGATAAAATTATGTGCCCTCGAGATTCTCGAGAAAATATTCCACCTGTTGTTAGTGGAAGAAGAAGCACCCAATGTATTTTTGCTGCAGGATATTAAGGATTATGTGCAGGAGCATTTACAAGAGGATATCTCTTTGCAGGATGTCGCTGATAAAATGTTTTTTAGTACAGTATATTTCAGCCGATTTTTTAAAAAGCAGACAGGTGAGACCTTTAGTAATTATCTGTTAAGAGTTCGTATGGAGCAGGCGGTCAGATTACTTGAAAAAAACAAGAAGGTTACAGAAATCAGTGAAGCCTGCGGGTATCATGATCCAAGTTATTTTACACGAATCTTTAAAGAATACTACAACTATACACCAAAGGATTACGCACGCCGATTCATAAGCAACAGGTAG